A single region of the Nicotiana sylvestris chromosome 6, ASM39365v2, whole genome shotgun sequence genome encodes:
- the LOC138871233 gene encoding uncharacterized protein, which yields MASNDLALSYSPPMIMDGNVVIQDPMEPAKEVDKWKHSLIVVGYFIAKFKEEDDLKEILYGEPYKINNKSIILKKWSPDIEFDTAFLKEIPIWVSFPNLHMVYWGKDSLRRLGITIGVPLFADECTTNQLRISFARMLIEVNITKPLPTEVKIQDSSGKMYHQAVRFEWQLEFCSDCQRLGHVCKRSEEVQGKPQKIQKVNGKFHQLAKE from the exons ATGGCATCAAACGACCTTGCTCTGTCTTACAGTCCACCTATGATTATGGATGGTAATGTGGTTATTCAGGATCCCATGGAGCCTGCGAAAGAGGTCGATAAGTGGAAGCACTCTCTGATTGTTGTA GGCTATTTCATCGCCAAATTCAAAGAGGAAGACGACCTTAAAGAAATTCTGTATGGAgaaccatataaaatcaataataAATCTATAATCCTGAAGAAATGGTCTCCTGACATAGAATTTGATACAGCGTTTCTCAAAGAGATACCCATATGGGTCTCTTTCCCTAACTTGCATATGGTGTATTGGGGAAAAGACTCATTGAGAAGATTGGGAATAACTATTGGAGTGCCCCTATTTGCTGATGAATGTACAACTAATCAATTGAGAATTTCGTTTGCCAGGATGCTGATTGAAGTGAACATAACAAAGCCATTACCAACTGAAGTGAAAATACAGGATTCATCTGGCAAGATGTACCATCAAGCGGTGAGGTTTGAATGGCAACTTGAATTTTGTTCAGATTGTCAACGGCTTGGGCATGTATGCAAACGCAGTGAGGAAGTTCAAGGGAAACCTCAGAAAATTCAGAAAGTGAATGGAAAATTTCACCAGCTAGCAAAGGAATGA